Proteins encoded within one genomic window of Methanobacterium sp.:
- a CDS encoding ATP--dephospho-CoA triphosphoribosyl transferase CitG codes for MDPVFVGKCAQIASVLEVSGHPKPGNVHRTQDFSDMAFEDFLLSGIAIGNIMAKTASKGFDLRKTPEKWGKIGLGNLILEAVTETDRWVANNTNLGIIMLLTPICAAAGMTNNINDLRSKIDQILRLTTPKDAVHLYQSINIADAGGMGEQEELDVGSDSSTQKLLDENINMFHVLEMSSEWDCLSYELTHQMPVTFDLGFPLFNKIKTKHGINIATVQTFLTILSKVPDTLISRKYGEKKAKEVSLQAKSVLEEGGILTENGKKLLEQFDQRLIENDLNPGTTADFTASSIMINYLNNYKEYKI; via the coding sequence TTGGACCCTGTTTTTGTGGGCAAATGCGCCCAAATAGCATCTGTTTTGGAAGTCAGTGGTCATCCCAAACCTGGAAATGTCCACAGAACTCAAGACTTCTCTGACATGGCTTTTGAGGATTTTCTCCTTAGCGGAATAGCTATAGGGAATATTATGGCAAAAACCGCATCGAAAGGTTTTGATCTTAGAAAAACCCCTGAAAAATGGGGAAAGATTGGTCTTGGAAATTTAATCTTGGAAGCAGTGACTGAAACAGACCGATGGGTTGCTAATAACACCAATTTAGGGATAATAATGTTATTAACCCCAATTTGCGCTGCAGCAGGTATGACCAATAATATTAACGATTTAAGGAGTAAAATAGACCAAATATTAAGATTAACCACTCCTAAAGATGCAGTGCATCTTTATCAGTCAATTAACATCGCTGATGCAGGGGGGATGGGTGAACAAGAAGAGTTAGATGTTGGTAGTGATAGTTCCACCCAGAAACTCCTTGATGAAAACATAAATATGTTCCATGTCTTGGAAATGTCATCAGAATGGGATTGTCTTTCCTATGAACTGACTCATCAAATGCCAGTGACCTTTGATCTTGGTTTTCCATTATTTAACAAAATTAAAACAAAACATGGTATAAACATCGCCACAGTACAGACCTTCCTCACAATTCTCTCCAAGGTTCCAGACACTCTCATAAGCCGTAAATATGGTGAAAAAAAAGCTAAAGAAGTATCCCTCCAAGCGAAGTCCGTACTGGAAGAAGGAGGAATTTTAACTGAGAACGGTAAAAAGCTACTGGAGCAATTTGACCAAAGATTAATAGAAAATGATTTGAATCCAGGAACAACTGCTGATTTCACAGCATCATCTATAATGATTAATTATCTAAATAATTATAAAGAGTATAAGATTTAA
- a CDS encoding pyridoxamine 5'-phosphate oxidase, translating into MIKTLVLYESKYKTTWEASNIISLIMGPSRCYPISKFSDDLRNFDFIVIGTPIYNGKIHPKMEVFLEKEHKWLSENKIAIFCTCFKGSEGLRVLREVEDRLGENVLELGVFGGRLEMDRLTDRDYHAFVEYLSKEGLPPQGMDLFNREEIVDWALRLKNIKDGLFGRLPLSQLRKEVENFLKNHHTCTLATGSFGRIRATPVEYIYNQGQIYILSEGGEKFANLLFSSKISMAVYEDYTDINNLLGIQITGQADIVEEMTEYKHVIKLKGMDMKFVRSLPTDLHVIRVDMEKVEFLNSDFKKQGYSTRQVLKF; encoded by the coding sequence TTGATAAAAACTCTTGTTTTATATGAAAGCAAGTATAAAACAACTTGGGAGGCATCCAACATTATTTCCCTTATCATGGGCCCTTCCCGTTGTTATCCTATCTCAAAATTTTCTGATGATCTGAGGAACTTTGATTTTATAGTTATAGGCACACCCATATACAACGGCAAGATACATCCAAAAATGGAGGTTTTCCTGGAAAAAGAACATAAATGGCTGTCTGAAAATAAAATTGCCATTTTTTGCACATGTTTCAAAGGATCTGAGGGATTACGTGTTCTCAGAGAAGTTGAAGATAGATTAGGGGAAAATGTTCTGGAATTAGGTGTGTTCGGCGGACGACTAGAAATGGATCGTTTGACTGATAGGGATTATCATGCTTTTGTAGAATATCTTTCCAAAGAAGGCCTACCCCCTCAGGGAATGGATTTATTTAACAGAGAAGAGATAGTTGACTGGGCTTTACGACTAAAAAATATTAAAGACGGTCTATTTGGTAGGCTCCCTCTTTCACAACTCAGAAAAGAGGTTGAAAACTTCCTAAAAAATCATCACACTTGTACCTTGGCTACTGGTTCATTTGGGAGGATAAGGGCCACACCAGTTGAATACATATATAATCAGGGACAGATTTACATCCTAAGTGAGGGCGGAGAAAAGTTCGCCAATTTACTTTTCAGTTCAAAGATTTCAATGGCAGTTTACGAAGATTACACTGACATAAATAATCTGTTAGGTATTCAAATCACAGGACAAGCTGATATTGTTGAAGAAATGACTGAATATAAACATGTGATTAAACTAAAGGGTATGGATATGAAGTTTGTCAGATCTTTGCCTACCGATCTCCATGTGATTCGAGTGGACATGGAAAAAGTGGAATTTCTTAATTCTGACTTTAAAAAGCAGGGATACTCAACACGACAAGTTTTGAAATTTTAA
- a CDS encoding ATP-dependent helicase, producing MITRQEKKYSDNEIYNILHPWAREWFQGKFETFSEAQRQSIVDIHQGKNVLVSSPTGSGKTLTAFLSIISELTRLAEQDTLEDRVYCLYISPLKALDNDIEKNLEEPLSEIENISGRKLNIRKAVRTGDTSQYERSKMLRTPPHILITTPESLSILLCAPKFREKLSKVRYVIVDEIHSLAENKRGVHLSLSLERLEHLTGGFVRIGLSATVHPLERMAEFLVGYYYGQPRDCLIVDVNYLKQLDMEVICPVKDIIATDPDETNNAMYKMLHELIQEHKTTLIFTNTRSGTESVVFNLKKRYPDSYHDQNIMAHHSSLSRELRLEAENKLKQGKLKVVVSSTSLELGIDIGYIDLVILVSSPKSVSRALQRIGRSGHQLHEKSKGRMMVVDRDDLVECALILKNAMEGKIDEIHIPENCLDVLSQQIYGMAIDQRWDLDDALELIRRSYPYRELKKEDYHSVLSYLAGEYSRLEERYVYAKIWVDWDENRMGRRGKLARMLYSTNIGTIPDRSAAVVKCGGEVVGRIEEDFMEKLRKGDSFVLGGRIYRFNYARGMSVNVSPASGPPTIPSWFSEQLPLSFDLAMEIQKFRGILEWEFKKGRNKKEIIDFIHDYLYLDYNAAHSIYQYFREQYLYAIVPNLRTLLVEYYTGFGGRKFVVFHTLFGRRVNDALSRALAYVIARRYRHDVMISISDNGFYLSSEGKIGGLEAFQELTTANLEKYLQEAIDRTETLAGRFRHCAGRSLMILRRYKGQEKSVGRQQVKGKILLKFVKELDPNFSILKEARREVMEDFMDVKNAKKVLKLIENGKMEIKRIDTRIPSPFAFNLVSQGYLDVLKYEERIEFIRRMHQAIIKEIGG from the coding sequence ATGATAACGCGACAGGAAAAAAAATACTCGGATAATGAGATTTACAATATACTTCATCCCTGGGCCAGAGAATGGTTTCAGGGAAAGTTTGAAACATTTTCTGAGGCACAACGCCAATCAATTGTGGACATCCACCAGGGAAAAAATGTACTGGTATCCTCACCAACGGGTTCTGGAAAAACACTTACTGCTTTTCTATCCATAATCAGTGAATTAACCCGCTTGGCTGAACAAGATACCTTGGAGGATCGGGTTTACTGTCTTTATATATCACCTCTTAAGGCTCTGGATAATGATATTGAAAAGAATTTAGAAGAACCATTATCAGAAATTGAAAATATATCAGGACGCAAACTTAATATCCGTAAAGCTGTTCGTACAGGTGACACTAGCCAATACGAAAGGTCAAAGATGCTTAGAACACCACCACACATCCTAATAACAACCCCCGAATCTCTTTCTATTCTTCTTTGCGCTCCCAAATTCAGGGAGAAATTATCTAAGGTTCGTTATGTAATTGTGGATGAAATTCATTCCCTGGCCGAAAACAAGCGTGGTGTTCACCTCAGTCTTAGTCTGGAGAGATTGGAACATTTAACCGGAGGATTTGTACGAATTGGACTCAGTGCCACAGTCCACCCTCTTGAGAGAATGGCGGAATTCCTGGTAGGATATTATTATGGTCAGCCACGTGATTGTCTGATAGTAGATGTAAACTATCTTAAACAACTGGATATGGAAGTTATTTGTCCAGTTAAGGATATTATAGCCACTGATCCTGATGAAACTAACAATGCTATGTATAAAATGCTTCATGAACTCATCCAAGAACACAAGACAACCCTTATTTTCACGAACACCCGTAGTGGCACAGAAAGTGTGGTTTTCAATCTCAAAAAAAGGTACCCAGATAGCTATCATGATCAGAACATTATGGCCCATCATTCCAGTCTCTCTCGGGAGTTGCGATTAGAAGCTGAAAACAAACTAAAACAAGGCAAATTGAAGGTTGTTGTTTCATCTACCAGTCTGGAATTAGGAATTGACATAGGTTACATCGACCTTGTAATATTGGTATCAAGTCCTAAATCTGTTTCCAGAGCTTTGCAAAGGATTGGTAGAAGTGGACATCAACTACATGAAAAATCTAAAGGTCGGATGATGGTGGTGGACCGTGATGATTTGGTGGAATGTGCACTCATCCTTAAAAACGCCATGGAAGGTAAAATTGATGAGATTCATATCCCTGAGAATTGTCTGGATGTTTTATCACAACAAATTTATGGGATGGCCATTGACCAACGATGGGATCTAGATGACGCATTGGAACTTATTAGGAGGAGTTATCCTTATCGTGAACTTAAAAAAGAGGATTATCACAGTGTTTTGAGTTATCTAGCTGGTGAATACAGCCGACTAGAGGAGCGTTATGTTTATGCCAAGATATGGGTGGATTGGGATGAAAACCGCATGGGTAGACGGGGAAAACTAGCCCGTATGTTATATTCAACCAACATTGGAACTATTCCTGACCGTAGTGCTGCGGTGGTGAAATGTGGTGGGGAGGTTGTAGGCCGTATTGAAGAGGATTTTATGGAAAAACTCCGAAAAGGTGACAGTTTTGTGCTTGGTGGTCGTATTTACCGTTTCAATTATGCTAGGGGGATGAGTGTTAATGTCAGCCCTGCTTCAGGGCCTCCAACTATTCCTTCATGGTTTTCAGAACAACTGCCCTTATCCTTTGATTTAGCCATGGAGATCCAGAAGTTTCGGGGAATTTTAGAGTGGGAATTTAAAAAAGGAAGGAATAAAAAGGAAATAATAGATTTTATACACGATTATCTTTACCTAGATTATAACGCTGCACACTCAATTTACCAGTATTTTAGAGAACAATATCTGTATGCAATAGTCCCTAATCTGAGAACCCTCCTGGTTGAGTATTACACTGGATTTGGTGGTCGTAAATTCGTTGTATTCCATACGTTATTTGGAAGGCGGGTTAATGATGCTCTGAGTCGTGCTTTGGCTTATGTTATAGCAAGGAGATATCGTCATGATGTGATGATTTCCATTTCTGATAATGGGTTTTACCTATCCAGTGAGGGCAAAATTGGAGGTTTAGAAGCTTTTCAGGAGTTAACAACAGCAAATCTTGAGAAATATCTTCAAGAAGCCATTGATCGGACAGAAACACTGGCTGGTCGTTTTCGCCACTGTGCAGGTCGTTCTCTTATGATATTAAGGCGTTATAAAGGCCAGGAAAAGTCAGTGGGCCGTCAACAAGTAAAGGGTAAAATATTGCTTAAATTTGTTAAGGAGTTGGATCCTAATTTTTCAATCCTCAAAGAAGCCAGAAGAGAGGTTATGGAAGATTTTATGGATGTTAAAAATGCAAAAAAAGTTTTAAAGCTTATTGAGAATGGTAAAATGGAGATCAAACGTATTGACACTAGAATACCATCACCGTTCGCCTTTAACTTGGTTTCACAGGGATATCTTGATGTTTTAAAGTATGAAGAGAGGATAGAGTTCATCCGTAGGATGCATCAAGCTATAATTAAGGAGATTGGAGGTTAA
- a CDS encoding phosphoesterase: MDYDNIYGAKILDLALEVEDHLIITDLHLGYEEALNYQGIMIPKFQYSKIIKRMGDIHSRSDCSNIIINGDLKHEFGKINRQEWRETIQFIDYLKGNFEKIILIKGNHDPLTPIIAKKTGLDVYPSYSIDNFLVMHGDKIPSDWDKIQEETLIIGHEHPSVGIRSGERIEKIKCFLAGEFRSKNIIVMPSFNFITEGSDVLNEKSLSPFLNKTNWHDMEIYGVENFEIFYFGKISHLLKVQKESYPYDSHFIDF; this comes from the coding sequence ATGGATTATGATAATATTTATGGTGCCAAAATATTAGATCTAGCCCTGGAAGTTGAAGATCACCTGATTATTACCGATCTTCACTTGGGATATGAGGAAGCCCTAAATTATCAGGGGATAATGATACCAAAATTCCAGTATTCAAAGATCATCAAGAGAATGGGGGATATACATTCCAGAAGTGATTGTTCCAACATTATTATCAACGGAGATTTGAAACATGAATTTGGAAAGATTAACCGCCAAGAATGGAGAGAAACAATACAATTCATTGATTATTTGAAGGGAAATTTTGAAAAGATCATTCTAATCAAAGGTAATCACGACCCATTAACTCCAATTATTGCCAAAAAAACAGGACTTGATGTATATCCATCGTATTCTATTGATAATTTCTTGGTGATGCATGGTGATAAAATTCCATCTGACTGGGATAAAATACAAGAAGAAACACTAATCATAGGCCATGAACATCCTTCAGTTGGAATTAGAAGTGGTGAGAGGATAGAGAAGATTAAATGTTTTCTAGCTGGAGAATTCCGAAGTAAAAATATAATTGTTATGCCCTCTTTTAATTTCATAACCGAAGGTTCTGATGTTCTCAACGAGAAATCCCTCTCCCCCTTTTTAAACAAAACCAATTGGCATGATATGGAAATTTATGGTGTTGAAAACTTTGAAATTTTTTATTTTGGAAAAATAAGCCATCTATTAAAGGTTCAAAAAGAGTCTTATCCTTATGACTCTCATTTCATAGATTTTTAG
- a CDS encoding ATP phosphoribosyltransferase, which yields MEKIILGLPKGSLNNVNRGNTYQLLVDAGYEVLGYEPGKEDNEITILNDPEIKGFLTRPQSAPVELNRRILDLAIIGEDWVREESVNLEGENIKKIGDLNYGKTRLIVAVPNDDHYESLSQFFRDNKNRENPILCFTEYPNLTRQFFMENEGYREVFGEKKPLVQIRGLWDGDNEKVQVINSDGATEVYIAKGADLVVDNTQTGSSLKKAGLKILETIMESSAGLYAGPSCTPEKAEKAKIIFEQLFGVIKARKYFDVKFNIANHRMDEVKDFLLSNEYCSDEPTTVEGNSFSQINVLIPKTMFPEMLKGIKSFGASAIVREDVKQYVQ from the coding sequence ATGGAAAAAATAATACTAGGTCTTCCTAAGGGAAGTTTAAACAATGTTAACAGGGGTAACACTTATCAATTATTGGTAGATGCAGGTTACGAGGTTTTAGGATACGAACCAGGGAAAGAAGATAATGAAATTACTATTTTAAATGACCCGGAGATAAAAGGATTCCTCACACGACCACAAAGCGCTCCAGTAGAATTGAATAGGCGAATACTGGATCTGGCAATAATAGGAGAAGATTGGGTGAGAGAAGAGTCAGTGAATCTTGAAGGAGAAAACATAAAGAAGATTGGTGACTTGAATTACGGAAAAACCAGACTTATCGTGGCAGTGCCAAATGATGACCATTATGAATCGTTGAGCCAATTTTTCAGGGATAACAAAAATAGGGAAAACCCTATATTGTGTTTTACTGAGTATCCCAACCTCACAAGACAATTTTTCATGGAAAATGAGGGGTATCGGGAAGTTTTTGGTGAAAAAAAACCACTAGTTCAGATCAGGGGCTTGTGGGATGGGGACAATGAAAAAGTCCAAGTTATAAATTCTGATGGTGCTACAGAGGTGTATATTGCCAAAGGAGCAGATCTTGTAGTGGACAACACCCAAACTGGCAGCAGCCTTAAAAAAGCTGGTTTAAAAATTCTGGAAACTATTATGGAATCCAGTGCAGGCCTATATGCCGGTCCCAGTTGCACGCCGGAAAAAGCAGAAAAAGCAAAAATAATATTCGAACAACTATTTGGAGTCATTAAAGCCCGCAAATACTTTGATGTGAAATTTAACATAGCCAATCACCGGATGGATGAAGTAAAAGACTTCCTACTTTCAAATGAATACTGCTCTGATGAACCAACAACAGTAGAAGGTAACAGTTTTTCCCAAATTAACGTTTTAATTCCAAAAACTATGTTCCCAGAAATGTTAAAAGGAATAAAAAGCTTCGGAGCATCAGCTATTGTAAGGGAAGATGTTAAACAGTATGTTCAATAA
- a CDS encoding phenylalanine--tRNA ligase subunit alpha produces MIDKIINQMHLYEKKVLKAIGEAGGETLPEDVAQSQDLNIKQVMSAAGALESKGIINVEKNVDEFLSLGPSGTDYAQKGLPERKILEALHENHTIHMKDLAIKSGIEPSEVKIAIGWLLKKGWAALDKGNVTITSKGEHALEKPGIDEILLDTILNSGKILTINGLSSSLKEGFQLLKKRKGLINLNKNSNYTLKITSKGQEILDYGFEIKKEATQLTHEQLKSGDWKNLHYRGYDINAEHPLVFPGKMHPLQRTIQEIRRIFLNLGFTESRGTILESAFWNFDCLFQPQDHAAREMQDTFYVKSPETTHLPMDNLVEKVGQAHEDGGHTGSEGWGYQWDRDVAKQAVLRTHTTCVSARFLAENKPPLKMFSVGRVFRRETITYKHLPEFHQVEGIVAAEDINFKNLLGILKEFYHQLGFEVRFRPAYFPYTYLSTECEVYLPEKESWIELGGSGMFRPEVLEPLGVKTPVAAFGLGIERLAMIRLGIKDIRMLYQSDLGWLRNLPVTQTFSEK; encoded by the coding sequence ATGATAGATAAGATCATCAATCAAATGCATCTTTACGAGAAGAAGGTGTTAAAGGCCATTGGAGAGGCAGGGGGAGAAACCTTACCTGAAGATGTGGCCCAATCACAAGATTTAAATATAAAACAAGTTATGAGCGCTGCCGGGGCTTTGGAATCTAAAGGAATTATTAATGTAGAAAAAAATGTTGATGAATTCCTGAGTTTAGGACCTTCCGGTACTGATTATGCTCAGAAAGGTTTGCCTGAGCGCAAAATCTTAGAAGCACTCCATGAAAATCACACAATACATATGAAGGATCTTGCAATTAAATCAGGGATTGAACCTTCAGAAGTTAAAATTGCCATAGGATGGCTCCTTAAAAAAGGTTGGGCTGCTTTGGATAAAGGTAATGTGACCATAACCAGCAAAGGTGAACATGCCTTAGAAAAGCCTGGAATAGATGAAATTCTCTTGGATACTATTTTGAATTCTGGGAAAATCTTAACCATAAATGGCTTATCCTCATCACTTAAAGAAGGATTCCAACTCCTTAAAAAAAGAAAAGGCCTGATTAATTTAAATAAAAATTCGAATTACACCCTTAAAATAACATCTAAAGGTCAAGAAATCCTTGATTATGGTTTTGAAATCAAAAAAGAAGCCACACAGCTAACTCATGAACAATTAAAAAGTGGAGACTGGAAAAACCTCCATTACAGGGGTTATGATATAAATGCTGAACACCCCCTGGTTTTCCCGGGTAAAATGCACCCATTGCAGAGGACCATCCAAGAAATACGTCGCATATTCCTGAATTTAGGTTTTACTGAGTCCAGAGGCACTATACTAGAATCAGCTTTTTGGAACTTCGACTGCCTTTTCCAACCCCAGGACCATGCCGCCAGGGAGATGCAGGATACTTTCTATGTTAAATCACCTGAAACTACCCATTTACCCATGGATAATCTGGTGGAAAAGGTTGGTCAGGCCCATGAAGATGGTGGTCATACCGGGAGTGAAGGATGGGGATATCAGTGGGATAGAGATGTTGCCAAGCAGGCAGTGCTCAGAACACACACTACATGTGTATCCGCCCGGTTTTTAGCTGAAAACAAACCTCCATTAAAAATGTTCTCAGTGGGACGGGTTTTCCGCAGGGAAACTATCACTTACAAGCATCTTCCCGAGTTTCATCAAGTGGAAGGCATTGTGGCTGCAGAAGACATTAACTTCAAAAACCTTTTAGGGATCTTAAAAGAGTTCTATCACCAATTAGGCTTTGAAGTCCGTTTCCGGCCAGCTTATTTCCCATACACTTACCTTTCAACAGAATGTGAGGTTTACTTGCCAGAAAAGGAAAGCTGGATAGAGTTAGGCGGATCTGGAATGTTCCGTCCTGAAGTTTTAGAACCATTAGGTGTCAAAACACCAGTTGCTGCATTTGGACTGGGTATTGAAAGATTAGCCATGATACGCTTGGGAATTAAAGACATCCGAATGCTGTATCAGAGTGACTTGGGATGGCTGCGGAACCTCCCTGTTACTCAAACTTTCAGCGAAAAATAA